A stretch of the Mobula hypostoma chromosome 19, sMobHyp1.1, whole genome shotgun sequence genome encodes the following:
- the LOC134359136 gene encoding LOW QUALITY PROTEIN: homeobox protein vex1-like (The sequence of the model RefSeq protein was modified relative to this genomic sequence to represent the inferred CDS: inserted 1 base in 1 codon; deleted 1 base in 1 codon): YRCIDNVILFLVELGATSRYPPFITSYIHASFVGCYKGPMSQALVYWNFCFDVRAHLFINVRKCPINTRAFERSAXFFVLKMLEAAFSVEWLAQSSQNSKKSRDEYGKVFRSGQVAGQGDFCATERSHGKVTARSSEESGRSLASNNQGTKSQQRSLAIRARAACNNSIASGAADTDPSGSGSGEWTDRRRLRTIFTAEQVRMLESSFERQQYPGTFVRRSLAGELRLSETQVKTWFQNRRMKLKQQLQAAQAEALKSRLFLQYFSHPYHSVHRHSFPYVVDSSFFPHYPEFGPLPTHTSISNHSLQRLDYQPNLPRTSGHY, from the exons TATCGTTGTATTGATAATGTTATTTTATTTCTAGTTGAACTTGGCGCCACATCTCGATATCCTCCATTTATCACGTCGTATATTCATGCCTCTTTTGTCGGATGTTACAAGGGGCCGATGAGTCAAGCACTTGTTTATTGGAATTTTTGCTTTGATGTCCGAGCACATTTATTC ATCAATGTGAGGAAATGTCCCATAAATACCCGGGCATTCGAAAGGAGTG TCTTTTTTGTTCTAAAGATGCTGGAAGCTGCATTTTCAGTGGAGTGGCTTGCTCAAAGCAGTCAGAACAGCAAAAAGAGTCGGGATGAGTATGGCAAAGTGTTTCGAAGTGGCCAGGTGGCGGGACAGGGTGATTTCTGCGCGACTGAGAGGTCACATGGGAAAGTCACGGCGAGATCTTCTGAAGAAAGCGGGAGGTCACTAGCCAGTAATAACCAGGGGACCAAATCCCAGCAGCGATCTCTGGCAATACGAG CTCGGGCCGCTTGCAACAACAGCATCGCCTCCGGAGCCGCAGACACCGACCCCTCCGGGTCCGGGAGCGGGGAGTGGACGGACCGCCGGCGCCTTCGGACCATCTTCACCGCGGAGCAAGTGCGCATGCTCGAGTCTAGTTTCGAGCGCCAGCAGTATCCGGGCACCTTTGTGAGGAGGAGCCTGGCAGGGGAGCTCCGCCTATCAGAGACGCAG GTCAAAACGTGGTTTCAGAATCGTCGGATGAAACTCAAGCAGCAGCTTCAAGCTGCTCAGGCTGAGGCGCTCAAGTCCAGACTGTTTCTTCAGTATTTCTCCCATCCATATCATTCTGTTCATAGGCATAGCTTTCCTTATGTGGTAGATTCCAGCTTTTTCCCTCATTACCCTGAATTTGGACCTCTTCCCACCCACACTTCTATCTCTAATCACAGCTTGCAGCGCCTTGACTACCAGCCAAATCTACCTCGGACCTCAGGTCACTACTAG